A genomic segment from Aegilops tauschii subsp. strangulata cultivar AL8/78 chromosome 1, Aet v6.0, whole genome shotgun sequence encodes:
- the LOC141020599 gene encoding flavone O-methyltransferase 1-like, with translation MKIVMLAVSVQTTGKVDPQAPGWTKRVRIAHPDETLMAAGCKLLTPAEVAAMLPSTANLEAADMVDCMLRLLASYDVVSCTVEEGKDGRLSRRYDAAPVYKFLTPNEDGFSMSALALMSHEPGPSPHGELVS, from the exons ATGAAGATAGTGATGCTTGCAGTTTCGGTTCAGACAACAGGCAAGGTCGACCCTCAAGCTCCAGGCTGGACTAAAAG GGTACGGATAG CACACCCTGATGAGACCCTGATGGCTGCCGGCTGCAAGTTGTTGACCCCTGCCGAGGTAGCCGCCATGCTCCCGTCCACGGCGAATCTGGAAGCGGCGGACATGGTGGACTGCATGCTCCGGCTGCTGGCCTCGTACGACGTGGTGTCGTGCACGGTGGAGGAGGGCAAGGACGGCCGCCTCTCCCGGCGGTACGACGCTGCGCCCGTGTACAAGTTCCTCACCCCCAACGAGGACGGCTTCTCCATGTCAGCGCTGGCGCTCATGAGTCATGAACCAGGACCAAGTCCTCATGGAGAGCTGGTGAGCTAG
- the LOC109771558 gene encoding uncharacterized protein — translation MGDNSKDKSVDSSVEKLCESMQRMLAQLMEQAQVKSSSSTEIQKSILEPNPVKLTGPGDYFSWARNASLILEAHGLHKYLSEDEKKPTDVVQEQWEQNQKRVMVWLLGSMEKTVREQVESFQTAAEVWTSIEKQFSGKSNKMQVSKILHEMWHFRQDQKSVTEYAGELKKLYRDLEFFRPFKPHDPRDLSLLREWFEPLLVQVSLEGLNPEFKLRSQMIQASPDWPTLDQTIASILEEETRLANQEAMQQMHGDNRAALTHAQTSVTSRSDQANTTKFDYRRRNKVVCDHCKMSGHVKKNCFELVGYPPGWKQRQTSRFNSSGNNFEKKQDRAHLTSSTAELPAIVAHALEEFKAKLMAVATEGSSEAVGSRATEGFEVRKNSWDWN, via the exons GAAAAACTTTGTGAAAGTATGCAGCGAATGCTTGCTCAGCTGATGGAGCAGGCCCAAGTAAAGTCTAGTAGCTCGACTGAAATTCAGAAGTCTATCCTTGAACCGAATCCAGTTAAATTGACTGGCCCGGGCGACTATTTTAGTTGGGCTCGCAATGCCTCGTTAATTTTGGAAGCTCATGGCCTGCATAAGTACCTAAGTGAAGATGAGAAGAAACCAACGGATGTAGTGCAGGAGCAGTGGGAGCAGAATCAAAAGCGAGTCATGGTTTGGCTACTGGGCTCAATGGAAAAAACTGTTCGGGAACAAGTTGAAAGTTTTCAAACTGCTGCTGAAGTCTGGACAAGCATTGAAAAACAGTTTTCTGGTAAATCAAACAAAATGCAGGTTAGCAAAATATTGCATGAGATGTGGCACTTTAGGCAAGATCAAAAATCAGTTACAGAATATGCAGGGGAACTCAAGAAACTTTACAGAGATCTGGAGTTCTTCCGGCCATTCAAGCCACATGATCCTAGAGATTTGTCTCTCCTCAGAGAATGGTTTGAACCATTGTTGGTGCAGGTTTCTTTGGAAGGCCTGAATCCCGAGTTTAAACTTCGCTCTCAGATGATACAAGCATCTCCTGACTGGCCTACCTTGGATCAAACTATTGCTAGTATCCTTGAAGAagaaactcgtttggctaaccaGGAAGCAATGCAACAGATGCATGGTGATAATCGTGCTGCACTTACTCACGCGCAAACCTCTGTTACTTCTAGGAGTGATCAAGCAAATACTACTAAGTTTGACTACAGAAGGAGAAACAAAGTTGTGTGTGATCATTGTAAGATGTCTGGCCATGTGAAGAAGAATTGTTTCGAGTTGGTTGGTTATCCTCCGGGATGGAAGCAAAGACAAACAAGCAGGTTCAACAGCAGCGGTAACAACTTTGAGAAGAAGCAGGACCGAGCTCATCTTACATCATCGACAGCAGAGTTACCTGCAATCGTTGCTCATGCGCTAGAAGAGTTCAAGGCAAAGTTGATGGCCGTTGCTACCGAAGGATCTAGTGAAGCTGTCGGCTCTCGGGCTACAGAAG GATTTGAAGTCAGGAAGAATTCTTGGGACTGGAACTGA